One stretch of Streptomyces sp. NBC_00443 DNA includes these proteins:
- a CDS encoding DUF1877 family protein, with amino-acid sequence MSMIGEYLRVTAAELDRAIQDPGWVLDFVEEAQDAEEEPELAPAEARHFSTYKTWDMLRFLLARAAIYGEEPFAEDEDWGYGPPR; translated from the coding sequence ATGAGCATGATCGGTGAGTACCTGCGTGTCACGGCTGCTGAGCTCGACCGAGCGATCCAAGATCCCGGCTGGGTGTTGGACTTCGTCGAAGAGGCCCAGGACGCCGAGGAGGAGCCGGAGCTTGCGCCGGCCGAAGCGCGCCATTTCAGCACGTACAAGACCTGGGACATGCTCCGCTTCCTGTTGGCGCGCGCAGCGATCTACGGCGAGGAACCGTTCGCCGAGGACGAAGACTGGGGATACGGGCCTCCGAGGTAA